The Paracholeplasma brassicae genome contains a region encoding:
- a CDS encoding 6-phosphofructokinase, which yields MKNLVGAAILGQSGGPTSVINASAAGVFIEALKQPNITAVYGAKHGVKGILNEEFYDINKEDLKELELLKNTPSSMIGSVRYKLKPLKKDPSDYQRLLEVFRKYNIRYFFYNGGNDSMDTCNKISKFFKSEGYDCNVIGVPKTIDNDLFGTDHTPGYGSAAKYVATTLMELYHDATVYDTPMVTVVEVMGRNAGWLTAAAQLAVAKGQGPDLIYLPEVAFDYDEFYASVAEVVKRKGKAIVVVSEGIKDKDGKYVPEHYTSLSKDSFGHAQLGGTAQILADHIKEQLNVKVRAIEFSLLQRCAAHLASKNDVKEAYMAGVKAVRAAVKGSTDKMVGFERVSSNPYKIKYKLVSLAKAANTEKVVPAEWILPNGKGLTQEYVDYALPLIQGDDKAPLVDGLPRFANLKKILVEKK from the coding sequence ATGAAAAATTTAGTAGGTGCAGCAATTCTAGGCCAATCAGGTGGTCCAACAAGCGTTATTAACGCAAGTGCTGCAGGCGTATTTATCGAAGCTTTAAAACAACCGAACATCACCGCTGTTTACGGAGCTAAACACGGAGTTAAGGGAATTCTAAATGAAGAATTCTATGATATTAACAAAGAAGATCTAAAAGAGTTAGAACTTCTTAAGAACACACCATCATCAATGATCGGTAGCGTTCGTTACAAATTAAAACCACTTAAGAAAGATCCAAGTGATTACCAACGTCTACTTGAAGTATTCAGAAAGTACAACATCCGTTACTTCTTCTACAATGGCGGTAATGACTCAATGGATACATGTAATAAGATTTCTAAGTTCTTCAAATCAGAAGGTTACGATTGTAACGTCATCGGTGTTCCTAAAACAATCGACAATGATTTATTTGGAACCGATCATACCCCAGGTTATGGATCAGCTGCTAAGTATGTAGCAACCACATTAATGGAGTTATACCACGACGCAACCGTTTATGACACTCCAATGGTAACTGTCGTTGAAGTGATGGGAAGAAACGCTGGTTGGTTAACTGCAGCCGCTCAACTAGCTGTTGCTAAAGGCCAAGGTCCAGATTTAATCTATCTACCTGAGGTTGCATTCGATTATGATGAATTCTATGCTTCCGTTGCTGAAGTTGTTAAGAGAAAAGGGAAAGCCATTGTGGTTGTCTCTGAAGGTATTAAAGATAAAGATGGTAAATATGTTCCAGAACATTACACGTCATTATCAAAAGATTCATTCGGACATGCTCAACTTGGTGGTACTGCTCAAATTTTAGCTGACCACATCAAAGAACAATTAAACGTCAAAGTACGTGCAATTGAATTCTCACTACTACAACGTTGTGCGGCACACTTAGCTTCTAAAAACGACGTCAAAGAAGCTTACATGGCTGGTGTTAAAGCCGTAAGAGCTGCTGTCAAAGGTTCAACCGATAAAATGGTTGGTTTTGAACGCGTTTCATCAAACCCATACAAGATTAAATACAAACTAGTCTCACTAGCAAAAGCAGCAAACACAGAAAAAGTGGTACCTGCTGAATGGATTCTACCTAATGGTAAAGGCTTAACTCAAGAATACGTTGATTATGCGCTTCCGTTAATTCAAGGCGACGACAAAGCACCGCTTGTTGATGGTCTACCAAGATTCGCTAATTTGAAAAAAATATTAGTCGAAAAGAAATAG
- a CDS encoding calcium/sodium antiporter, with protein MDLLIPFLVLVFGFIVLVKGADLFVDGASSIARFFKVSPLIIGLTVVAFGTSLPEAAVSITSAIKGVDDVAFGNVVGSNIFNMLPILGISAMVFPLTVNKDLLKRDFPIALLTVLILIPMFFFGGSGNQITRIEGLIIILFFIAFLYILFDHAKKNPHGEELLLGALETTEVQPEAINVKKNTIITLIGMVGIAGGGLMVTEGAKEIAISLGMSEWLVGLTIVSLGTSLPELVTSIVASMKKQNEIAIGNIVGSNIFNVLFILGATAVISGVSINPQALFDLIFVVGVTIVVFLFAYTSKKITRLEGLLLILMYVGYFTYILLRDLGKL; from the coding sequence ATGGATTTACTCATACCGTTTTTGGTATTGGTGTTTGGATTTATCGTTTTAGTTAAAGGTGCTGATTTGTTCGTCGATGGGGCATCAAGCATCGCTCGTTTTTTTAAAGTCTCCCCACTGATTATTGGTTTAACGGTGGTCGCGTTTGGAACATCCTTGCCTGAGGCAGCAGTTAGTATCACCTCTGCGATTAAAGGCGTTGATGACGTTGCGTTTGGTAATGTGGTTGGATCAAATATTTTTAATATGTTGCCCATACTTGGGATTTCTGCGATGGTTTTCCCACTCACAGTAAATAAAGATCTTCTCAAACGTGATTTTCCAATTGCCTTACTCACCGTCCTGATTTTAATCCCAATGTTTTTCTTTGGCGGTAGTGGCAATCAAATCACTCGCATCGAAGGTCTAATCATTATTTTATTCTTTATTGCATTCTTATATATCTTATTTGACCACGCGAAAAAAAATCCACATGGGGAAGAATTATTGTTAGGTGCACTAGAAACTACAGAGGTTCAACCAGAAGCAATTAATGTAAAGAAAAACACGATCATCACTTTAATTGGGATGGTTGGTATTGCAGGTGGCGGTTTAATGGTCACTGAAGGCGCGAAAGAAATTGCCATCTCACTTGGCATGTCTGAATGGCTTGTTGGGCTTACAATTGTATCTTTGGGTACTTCACTGCCTGAGCTCGTCACTTCGATTGTTGCCTCAATGAAGAAACAAAATGAGATTGCGATTGGAAATATTGTTGGTTCAAACATCTTTAATGTTCTTTTCATCCTAGGTGCTACCGCCGTAATTTCTGGCGTCTCAATTAACCCACAAGCGTTATTTGATTTGATATTTGTCGTCGGTGTCACAATTGTTGTCTTCTTGTTTGCTTATACAAGTAAAAAGATTACACGCTTAGAAGGCTTGTTGTTGATTTTAATGTATGTCGGCTATTTTACCTACATCCTATTAAGAGATCTAGGTAAGTTATAA
- a CDS encoding ABC transporter ATP-binding protein, with protein MNYEEKEFDNQKVNLQTWKKIIKTVFTNRKSVILLFTFVILLGMLEAITPLLNRYAIDVFFEGKDYSTLTPYIIFNVIVSLLFGLSVWGFIYQAGKIEVETNYILRKQSFETLQRLPFSYFDKTPQGWIMARMTSDSRRLANIISWGLVDLLWGLIMMIAILVTMFVLEWRLALIITAALPLMIVISIYFRTKILKGYRKARKINSLVTGSFNESFMGAKTTKSLAIEEENYQEFISKTQELKQASVKAILFSAIFSPIMLMISYVVIGFIMVRGTNMLLVSALTLGTLYAFIDYATRFFEPIMQIARILAQFQQAQASAERVVQLIETKSELVDSPEVIEQYGDIFTPKYENWEPIQGDVEFKNVTFNYVDNETVLDNFSLKIPSGTSVALVGQTGSGKTTIINLLSRFYEPISGDILIDGKSYKERSIHWLHKRLGYVLQTPHLFSGNVMENIRYGRLDATDEEVIEAAKAIGADEFISKMDQGYYSEVGEGGNKISIGQKQLISFARAVLADPRILILDEATSSIDSESEKIIQHATDTLLKGRTSFIVAHRLSTIVHSDLILVLKEGKIVELGSHKELLSKKGAYFDLYKKQFLNEQMDKAVHSI; from the coding sequence ATGAATTACGAAGAAAAAGAGTTTGACAACCAGAAGGTGAATCTTCAAACATGGAAGAAAATCATCAAGACGGTTTTTACGAATAGAAAGAGTGTGATTTTACTATTTACCTTTGTCATCCTTTTAGGGATGTTAGAGGCGATTACACCATTATTAAACCGATACGCAATTGACGTGTTCTTTGAGGGGAAAGATTATAGTACGCTAACTCCTTACATCATTTTTAACGTCATTGTGAGCTTATTGTTTGGTCTATCGGTTTGGGGATTTATCTACCAAGCAGGTAAGATTGAAGTTGAGACGAACTACATTTTAAGAAAACAATCCTTTGAAACGTTACAACGCTTACCGTTTTCCTATTTTGATAAAACACCGCAAGGCTGGATTATGGCTCGTATGACCTCAGATTCCAGACGATTAGCAAACATCATTTCATGGGGTTTAGTTGATTTATTATGGGGTTTAATCATGATGATTGCAATCTTAGTAACGATGTTTGTACTTGAATGGCGCTTAGCACTAATTATCACAGCGGCATTGCCGCTGATGATTGTGATATCAATCTACTTTAGAACAAAGATTCTCAAAGGCTACCGAAAAGCTAGAAAGATTAATTCATTGGTAACGGGTAGTTTTAACGAATCATTTATGGGTGCAAAAACGACCAAAAGCTTAGCCATTGAAGAAGAAAACTATCAAGAATTTATTTCTAAGACACAAGAATTAAAACAAGCAAGTGTCAAGGCAATTTTATTTAGTGCAATCTTTTCACCAATCATGCTGATGATTTCTTATGTCGTTATCGGATTCATCATGGTTAGAGGTACCAATATGCTTTTAGTCAGTGCACTCACCTTAGGTACCTTATATGCTTTCATTGATTATGCGACAAGATTTTTCGAACCCATCATGCAAATAGCACGTATCTTGGCACAATTTCAACAAGCCCAAGCGTCTGCAGAACGTGTGGTTCAACTCATTGAAACCAAATCAGAGTTAGTGGATTCACCTGAAGTAATCGAACAATATGGGGATATATTTACACCTAAGTATGAGAATTGGGAACCGATTCAAGGCGATGTTGAGTTTAAAAACGTCACATTTAATTACGTTGATAATGAAACCGTTTTGGATAATTTCTCACTTAAAATACCAAGTGGTACATCGGTTGCACTTGTTGGACAAACAGGCAGTGGGAAGACAACCATCATCAACTTATTATCACGCTTTTATGAACCGATTAGTGGTGATATTTTAATTGATGGTAAATCATATAAAGAAAGAAGTATTCATTGGCTACATAAACGTTTAGGCTATGTTTTACAAACCCCACACTTATTTAGCGGTAACGTGATGGAAAACATTCGTTACGGGCGCCTAGATGCTACCGATGAGGAAGTCATTGAAGCCGCCAAAGCGATTGGCGCCGATGAATTCATCTCGAAAATGGATCAAGGTTATTATAGTGAAGTCGGTGAAGGTGGAAATAAGATTTCCATCGGACAAAAACAATTAATTAGTTTTGCACGAGCTGTTTTAGCAGACCCTAGAATCCTAATTCTAGATGAAGCAACTTCTTCAATCGACTCTGAATCAGAAAAGATTATTCAACACGCAACAGATACCTTACTAAAGGGAAGAACCAGTTTTATTGTGGCACATCGATTATCTACTATTGTACATTCGGACTTAATCTTAGTGTTAAAAGAAGGGAAAATTGTTGAACTTGGCTCACACAAGGAACTCTTGAGTAAAAAAGGTGCGTATTTCGATCTTTATAAGAAGCAATTCTTAAACGAACAAATGGATAAAGCAGTTCATTCAATCTAA
- a CDS encoding alpha/beta hydrolase, giving the protein MNKIQFDTNNYVELHLLDQETRPLILIAPGGGYRHTSKREAMPIVELMNSNGFHAAIVYYRETLLTHEKTTVELAQFVSHIKKHSNDYHIAKNKVILMGFSSGGHYVARLGVLFNQIDLEARPDGLVLAYPVISGKKGIAHEDSITRLFKETTDETRHLFSLENFVSTDTPKTFLFHTIADQAVCYQNSLVFFEALNRHQVKCELHLYDQGEHGLSLGTKSVVKDDYLGTPLEYERENAHFSSWANLVISWLNQEFN; this is encoded by the coding sequence ATGAATAAAATACAGTTTGACACGAATAATTACGTAGAATTGCATTTATTAGATCAAGAAACAAGACCACTTATTTTAATCGCGCCTGGTGGTGGCTACAGACACACTTCAAAAAGAGAAGCAATGCCAATCGTGGAGTTGATGAACTCAAATGGTTTTCATGCCGCCATTGTATACTACCGTGAGACGCTTCTCACACATGAGAAGACCACGGTAGAGCTTGCGCAATTTGTCAGTCATATTAAAAAACATTCAAACGACTATCATATTGCGAAAAACAAGGTAATACTAATGGGTTTTTCAAGTGGTGGCCACTATGTGGCAAGACTCGGTGTGCTGTTTAATCAAATTGATTTAGAAGCGAGACCGGATGGACTTGTGCTCGCTTATCCAGTGATTAGTGGAAAAAAGGGCATCGCTCACGAAGATTCGATCACACGTTTATTTAAAGAAACGACAGATGAGACAAGGCATTTATTCTCGCTAGAAAATTTTGTCTCAACAGACACCCCGAAAACTTTCTTATTTCACACGATTGCTGACCAAGCGGTTTGTTATCAAAACAGCCTAGTCTTTTTTGAGGCTTTAAATCGCCATCAAGTAAAATGTGAACTACATTTATATGATCAAGGTGAACATGGGCTAAGTTTAGGCACTAAATCGGTTGTTAAAGACGATTACCTCGGTACACCACTAGAATATGAAAGAGAGAATGCTCATTTTTCTAGCTGGGCAAATTTAGTAATATCCTGGTTAAATCAAGAATTTAATTAA
- a CDS encoding ABC transporter ATP-binding protein, which yields MRLFKLIRTAKGSYLHILYILILVVIGRFTYSYVPLFTQYVFDMLKEGSSNANFPTFFLNFLNGFTKIENLVVVIATTLVFYQLIRFTLIFFEEFMRGRLAEHISKTLRDRLYSHIQSLDYNYHNNVDTGDLVQRVTTDIEAMSNFVSNRIPEFIRLIATVTFGAIQIYTINQTMVWIALGMIPITAVSSVFFFKYVDKSFKHIEESEARMMTVIQENLTGARIVRAFANEQFEINKLEKENKSYSEAFMKFQKASSMYWGLSDVLAMFQYLITVIVGVYFVRQDMISSGQIVAVLMLLGMLIWPVRGLGRMIGDFGRALVSTSRIYEILELKSEFIDNGTLKPEVQGEIRFENVSYQFPDANEAILKDVSFTIKPKETVAIIGKTGSGKTTIINLLSRMIDPTTGAIYLDGVNTKEIEKHYLRKQMGIVLQEPFLFSKTVYENIAIVSPLIKKENVMKAAQIAAIERDIASFERGYETIVGERGTTLSGGQKQRVAIARVLVEDKPILIFDDSLSAVDTETDLMIRNALKEKEAVSTTIIITHRITTAKQADKIIVVEDGKISDIGTHETLYKKEGLYQKLWDIQGKLEQEFLDLLKEVD from the coding sequence ATGAGATTATTTAAATTAATAAGAACTGCAAAAGGCAGTTATCTACATATCTTATACATATTGATACTTGTTGTCATAGGGCGATTTACTTATTCCTATGTGCCGTTATTTACACAGTATGTATTCGACATGTTAAAAGAAGGGTCAAGTAACGCGAACTTTCCAACGTTCTTCTTGAATTTTCTAAATGGATTTACGAAAATTGAAAATTTGGTTGTTGTAATCGCAACGACATTGGTATTCTATCAACTAATTCGATTCACACTCATTTTCTTCGAGGAGTTTATGCGTGGACGTTTGGCGGAACACATCTCTAAAACATTAAGAGATCGTTTGTATAGTCACATTCAGTCACTTGACTATAATTACCATAACAACGTTGATACCGGTGATTTGGTTCAAAGAGTAACTACCGACATTGAAGCGATGAGTAACTTTGTTTCAAACCGTATACCCGAATTTATCCGTTTAATTGCGACCGTTACGTTTGGGGCAATTCAAATTTATACGATTAATCAAACCATGGTATGGATTGCACTTGGGATGATTCCAATCACAGCAGTTTCATCGGTGTTCTTTTTCAAGTACGTCGACAAGTCTTTTAAGCATATTGAAGAATCAGAGGCACGCATGATGACCGTGATTCAAGAAAACTTAACTGGGGCTCGTATCGTTCGTGCTTTTGCGAACGAACAATTTGAAATTAACAAACTCGAGAAAGAAAATAAATCTTACAGTGAAGCTTTTATGAAATTTCAAAAAGCCTCATCAATGTATTGGGGACTATCGGACGTGTTAGCGATGTTTCAATACTTGATTACGGTCATTGTCGGTGTTTATTTTGTAAGACAAGACATGATCTCTAGTGGTCAAATTGTTGCGGTATTGATGCTGCTTGGCATGCTTATTTGGCCAGTAAGAGGTTTAGGTCGAATGATTGGTGACTTTGGTAGAGCACTTGTTTCAACCTCGCGTATATATGAAATCTTAGAGTTGAAATCAGAGTTTATCGACAATGGGACATTAAAACCAGAAGTTCAAGGTGAAATACGTTTTGAAAATGTCAGTTATCAGTTTCCTGACGCAAATGAAGCCATTTTAAAAGACGTAAGCTTTACGATTAAACCCAAAGAAACGGTTGCGATTATTGGTAAAACGGGTAGTGGGAAAACCACAATTATTAACCTGTTATCCCGAATGATTGATCCGACCACAGGCGCTATCTATTTGGATGGAGTCAACACAAAAGAAATCGAAAAACACTATTTGAGAAAGCAAATGGGTATTGTACTCCAAGAGCCATTTTTATTCTCAAAAACGGTCTATGAAAATATTGCAATTGTCAGTCCACTAATCAAAAAGGAAAATGTAATGAAAGCCGCTCAAATTGCAGCGATTGAACGCGACATTGCCTCATTTGAACGAGGGTATGAAACCATCGTTGGTGAGCGTGGAACGACACTATCTGGTGGTCAAAAACAACGGGTTGCCATTGCGCGTGTCCTAGTCGAAGATAAACCTATTTTGATTTTTGATGACAGTTTATCTGCGGTAGACACCGAAACGGATTTAATGATTCGTAACGCGTTAAAAGAGAAAGAAGCCGTATCCACAACCATCATCATTACACACCGTATCACAACGGCTAAGCAAGCCGACAAAATCATTGTTGTTGAAGACGGCAAAATTAGCGATATTGGTACGCATGAGACGCTTTATAAAAAAGAAGGTCTCTATCAAAAGTTATGGGACATCCAGGGTAAACTTGAACAAGAATTCTTAGACTTACTCAAGGAGGTGGACTAA
- a CDS encoding calcium/sodium antiporter yields the protein MDFILPFIMLIIGFIVLVKGADFFVDGASSIAKYFKVSSLVIGLTVVAFGTSLPEAAVSISSALQGVDDVSFGNVIGSNIFNLLLILGISSLIVPQIVHSDLIKRDLPIAISAVFILIPMYFFIGNGHIITQFEGALLFVLIIGFVVLLIKQPKKEVSIDKEIQMKFTFNKAIIITLIGLIGIVFGGILVTEGAKSIALLFGMSEWLVGLTIVSIGTSLPELVTSVVASMKKESDIAIGNIIGSNIFNIFFILGFSALVAPISFNQTAIFDIIFITVSTIIVFIFASRKNQITRRHGMILLGLYLVYMVYIISRDQNAQIAFIQLIH from the coding sequence ATGGATTTTATATTACCGTTTATCATGCTTATCATCGGATTTATCGTATTGGTTAAAGGTGCTGATTTTTTTGTGGATGGCGCATCGAGTATTGCAAAGTATTTTAAGGTTTCTAGTTTAGTGATTGGCTTAACCGTCGTTGCGTTTGGCACATCGTTGCCTGAGGCAGCGGTGAGTATTTCAAGTGCCCTTCAAGGCGTCGATGACGTTTCTTTTGGAAATGTGATTGGATCAAATATCTTTAACCTATTACTGATTTTAGGTATATCTTCATTGATTGTACCTCAGATCGTACACAGTGATCTAATAAAACGCGATTTGCCGATTGCGATTAGTGCTGTCTTTATACTAATCCCAATGTATTTTTTCATAGGTAATGGCCACATCATCACTCAATTTGAAGGCGCGTTATTGTTTGTGCTTATCATCGGATTTGTTGTCTTGTTAATAAAACAACCAAAAAAAGAGGTTTCTATCGACAAAGAAATCCAGATGAAGTTCACATTTAATAAAGCGATTATCATCACGCTGATTGGTTTGATTGGTATCGTATTTGGTGGCATCCTTGTTACCGAAGGCGCAAAGTCTATTGCGTTACTATTTGGAATGTCAGAATGGCTCGTAGGTTTAACGATCGTTTCAATTGGAACTTCACTGCCTGAACTGGTAACCTCCGTTGTTGCCTCAATGAAAAAAGAATCCGATATTGCGATTGGCAATATCATTGGATCTAACATATTCAACATCTTTTTTATCTTAGGATTTAGTGCGCTAGTTGCACCAATATCATTTAACCAAACCGCAATTTTTGATATCATTTTCATCACAGTATCAACCATTATCGTCTTCATCTTCGCATCTAGAAAAAACCAAATCACCAGACGACACGGTATGATATTACTTGGACTTTATCTTGTTTATATGGTCTATATTATTTCTCGTGATCAAAACGCTCAAATTGCATTCATTCAGTTGATTCATTAG
- a CDS encoding DNA polymerase III subunit alpha, which yields MKGTLFIQSEYSLLESTLRLDDLFLNAKNHGYDFLALSDTNNLYAAYKFFRYAKKYPDIKPIIGLRLEIYHLDVKSSLLFYAKNQKGYQSLLILSSMVMLNDEKRLELDAILPFTSDLIVVTPGYLSDIDQAILNNDLNQAKKRLQSYQQAFNEFYLGLSVQSFQLEMKVAPAMYQIAEDSNVLLLPIHQTAYLEKKDARARDALIKIEDPKNERFDQSNLSFMSYNDLQDAFFDYPFVFENLEKVFKQVEAIELDRNFDLPSVGLKEGVSSKDYLTDLCMIGLKKRLANDQITHYEPYLSRLKYELSVIDQMGYNDYFLVVYDFVRYAKTSQIMVGPGRGSAAGSLVSYTLGITNVDPLKYDLLFERFLNPERISMPDIDLDFPDDKRDQVINYVKEKYGSNRVVSITTFGTFAYRSSIRDICRVLGYSPQETNRIVKIATTDKETTNKNVIEVLELAKQIEGLPRHTGTHAAGIIISNEDLRYIIPLQKGATLYQSQFEQSDLEQMGLLKIDFLGIRNLQTINNVLELVKSQKQMDIDINKIPLDDKKTFDLLSKADTLGVFQLESSGMRNVLYKLKPQEFEDIVAVLALFRPGPMDNIDEYIKRRHEKTYLEIDPSIDHILKSTYGFIVYQEQIMTIANTFAGYSLAEADLLRRGVSKKDHEILNKEREKFIKKSIENHRSVEIATKIYDYIVKFADYGFNRSHSVAYAIVAYQMAYLKANHFEQFISVLLTSVISNETQIKDYISEARQRKVKILPPNINESDDTFKPTKLGIFYPLSGIKGIGTQTVRVITNEREKGIFTSYDDFKKRMTAQLSDKIIEALIFSGALDVFGLNKQTLYENRKEVMDLYALVVSDIKSKTYDEYDLAFLIEKEKETLGFNLIMTPLMMFQGVIKKNKLKLLEDIVETDKTVKTIGYIAKTKVITTKNNKTMAFISVTDGNMTHEMTVFPEIYEAYGPILSRKDYMVFECNIQNYQGFKLILSKLYEIQGENNE from the coding sequence TTGAAAGGAACTTTATTTATTCAAAGTGAGTACAGTCTTTTAGAAAGTACGTTAAGACTTGATGATCTTTTTTTGAATGCGAAAAATCATGGCTATGATTTTCTAGCTTTGTCTGACACAAATAACTTATATGCCGCATATAAGTTTTTTCGTTATGCCAAAAAATACCCTGACATCAAACCAATCATTGGCCTTAGATTAGAGATTTACCACTTAGACGTGAAAAGTAGTTTGTTGTTTTATGCGAAAAACCAAAAAGGCTACCAATCGTTATTGATTTTATCGTCAATGGTGATGTTAAATGACGAGAAGCGCTTAGAACTTGATGCTATTTTACCATTTACAAGTGATTTAATAGTCGTTACACCAGGGTATCTTTCAGACATAGACCAAGCAATCCTTAATAATGATCTCAATCAAGCAAAAAAAAGACTTCAAAGTTATCAACAAGCCTTTAATGAATTCTATCTAGGCTTGAGTGTACAGTCGTTTCAGTTAGAGATGAAGGTTGCTCCAGCGATGTATCAAATAGCTGAGGATTCCAATGTATTACTATTACCGATTCATCAAACGGCTTACTTAGAAAAGAAAGATGCACGCGCAAGAGATGCCCTAATCAAAATCGAAGATCCAAAGAACGAACGATTTGATCAATCAAATCTGTCTTTCATGAGTTATAACGACTTGCAAGACGCTTTTTTTGATTACCCATTTGTGTTCGAGAATTTAGAAAAAGTGTTTAAGCAAGTCGAAGCAATTGAACTTGACCGAAACTTTGATTTGCCCTCGGTTGGACTAAAAGAAGGGGTTTCATCAAAAGACTACCTGACAGACTTATGCATGATTGGCTTAAAAAAACGATTAGCTAACGATCAAATCACTCACTATGAACCTTACCTATCAAGATTGAAGTACGAACTTAGCGTTATCGATCAAATGGGGTACAACGATTATTTCCTAGTGGTTTATGATTTTGTTCGATACGCAAAAACCAGTCAAATAATGGTAGGTCCAGGGCGTGGTTCAGCCGCAGGCTCTTTGGTATCTTATACGCTTGGGATTACGAACGTTGACCCGCTAAAATATGATCTACTGTTTGAACGCTTCTTAAACCCAGAACGGATTAGTATGCCGGATATCGATTTGGATTTTCCGGATGATAAACGAGATCAAGTCATCAATTATGTTAAAGAGAAGTATGGCTCAAATCGTGTGGTTAGTATTACTACTTTTGGTACGTTTGCCTATCGAAGTTCAATTAGAGATATTTGTCGTGTGTTGGGCTACAGCCCACAAGAGACAAACCGTATCGTTAAAATTGCGACGACCGATAAAGAAACAACCAATAAGAATGTCATCGAGGTTCTTGAACTAGCTAAGCAAATCGAAGGACTGCCAAGGCACACAGGGACGCATGCCGCTGGCATTATCATTTCAAACGAAGATTTAAGGTATATCATCCCACTGCAGAAAGGTGCAACCCTTTATCAGTCTCAATTTGAACAAAGTGATCTCGAACAAATGGGATTGCTCAAGATTGATTTTCTAGGCATTCGAAATCTACAAACCATTAATAATGTGTTAGAACTTGTCAAATCACAAAAACAGATGGATATTGATATTAACAAAATTCCACTTGACGATAAAAAGACATTTGATTTACTTTCTAAAGCAGACACGCTTGGTGTCTTTCAATTGGAATCCTCTGGGATGCGCAACGTCCTTTATAAACTGAAGCCACAGGAATTTGAAGATATCGTTGCAGTACTGGCATTGTTTAGACCAGGACCAATGGACAATATTGATGAATACATCAAAAGACGTCATGAGAAGACGTACTTAGAAATTGATCCATCAATTGATCATATTTTAAAAAGCACCTACGGCTTTATTGTCTATCAAGAACAAATCATGACCATCGCAAATACGTTTGCAGGCTATTCATTAGCTGAGGCCGATTTACTAAGACGTGGTGTTTCCAAAAAAGACCATGAAATCCTCAACAAAGAGCGTGAAAAATTCATCAAGAAGAGCATTGAAAATCACCGTTCTGTCGAGATTGCAACTAAAATATATGATTATATCGTGAAGTTTGCGGATTATGGTTTTAACCGAAGTCATAGTGTGGCCTACGCGATCGTTGCCTATCAAATGGCCTATTTAAAAGCGAATCACTTTGAACAGTTTATCTCTGTTTTACTTACGTCGGTTATTTCAAATGAGACACAGATTAAAGATTATATTAGTGAGGCGAGACAAAGAAAAGTTAAAATCCTTCCACCAAATATCAATGAATCAGATGACACATTTAAACCAACGAAGTTAGGTATTTTTTACCCACTATCAGGGATAAAAGGCATCGGTACTCAAACCGTAAGAGTGATTACAAATGAAAGAGAAAAGGGAATCTTTACATCCTATGACGATTTTAAAAAACGGATGACGGCTCAGTTATCCGATAAAATAATCGAAGCATTAATTTTTTCTGGTGCACTTGATGTGTTTGGGTTAAACAAACAAACACTTTATGAAAATCGAAAAGAAGTAATGGATTTATACGCATTAGTTGTGTCGGATATTAAATCAAAGACTTACGACGAATACGATTTAGCCTTTTTAATCGAAAAAGAAAAAGAAACTCTGGGTTTTAATCTTATTATGACACCACTAATGATGTTTCAAGGCGTGATTAAGAAGAATAAATTAAAACTACTAGAGGACATTGTCGAGACTGATAAAACGGTAAAAACAATTGGCTATATTGCTAAGACCAAGGTAATAACCACAAAAAACAATAAGACGATGGCATTTATTAGTGTGACCGACGGTAATATGACTCATGAGATGACTGTTTTTCCAGAAATCTATGAGGCTTATGGACCGATATTATCAAGGAAAGATTACATGGTTTTTGAATGCAATATTCAAAACTATCAAGGATTTAAATTAATCTTATCAAAATTATATGAGATTCAAGGGGAAAATAATGAATAA